From Rubrivirga sp. SAORIC476, a single genomic window includes:
- a CDS encoding molybdenum cofactor guanylyltransferase — translation MPTRAEVTGLILAGGASRRFGRDKALAALDGVPFVARVHTALSAHAASVFVATGPTPRAYPIDARVVLDAVPDGGPLAGLAAGLSACETPWLVSSAVDLPFLTAEALQPLLGDVPEAVDVAVALADDGRRQPTVALWRVATVGPVVAERLAAGRLALHGLVDRLEAREVSIRGLHNVNRPSEL, via the coding sequence ATGCCGACGCGCGCTGAGGTCACCGGGCTCATTCTTGCAGGGGGCGCGAGTCGGCGCTTCGGGCGCGACAAGGCGCTCGCGGCGCTGGACGGCGTTCCGTTCGTGGCGCGCGTCCACACCGCGCTGTCCGCCCACGCCGCTTCGGTGTTCGTGGCGACCGGGCCGACGCCGCGCGCCTATCCCATCGACGCCCGCGTGGTTCTCGATGCCGTCCCGGACGGAGGTCCGCTCGCTGGGCTGGCCGCTGGGCTGTCCGCCTGCGAGACGCCCTGGCTCGTGTCATCCGCTGTCGACCTGCCCTTTCTCACGGCTGAGGCCCTTCAGCCACTCCTCGGCGACGTGCCCGAGGCCGTCGATGTCGCCGTGGCGCTGGCCGACGATGGGCGTCGCCAGCCGACGGTGGCACTGTGGCGCGTGGCGACGGTCGGGCCAGTCGTGGCAGAGCGCCTGGCGGCGGGGCGACTCGCGCTGCACGGCCTCGTCGACCGGCTTGAGGCACGCGAGGTGTCCATACGCGGCCTCCACAACGTCAACCGACCGAGCGAACTCTGA
- a CDS encoding malonic semialdehyde reductase encodes MLPVLSAPLRLDDDAQDLLFREARTANAFTDESVTDEQMEAIYDLVKWGPTAVNGQPLRVLLVRSDEARARLLPHVGEGNRRKTESAPLVAVLAYDTDFHEALPRVFPHAPAAKSWFEGSPEQDAARAAGARDNAWLQAGYFTLGIRAAGLAAGPMAGFDAAGVDAEFFADRQWRSFLVVNIGRPAEQGAWFDRSPRLDYDEVVETV; translated from the coding sequence ATGCTCCCCGTCCTCTCCGCCCCCCTCCGCCTCGACGACGATGCGCAGGACCTCCTCTTCCGCGAGGCCCGCACCGCCAACGCCTTCACCGACGAGTCCGTCACCGACGAGCAGATGGAGGCCATCTATGACCTCGTCAAGTGGGGCCCGACGGCCGTGAACGGCCAGCCCCTGCGCGTTCTCCTGGTGCGCTCCGACGAAGCCAGGGCTCGTCTCCTGCCTCACGTCGGCGAGGGCAACCGTCGCAAGACCGAGAGCGCTCCCCTCGTGGCCGTGCTCGCCTACGACACGGACTTCCACGAGGCCCTGCCGCGCGTCTTCCCCCACGCGCCCGCCGCGAAGTCGTGGTTCGAGGGCAGCCCGGAGCAGGACGCCGCGCGGGCGGCCGGGGCGCGCGACAACGCGTGGCTCCAGGCGGGCTACTTCACCCTGGGCATCCGGGCTGCCGGTCTGGCCGCCGGTCCGATGGCCGGATTCGACGCGGCCGGCGTCGACGCGGAGTTCTTCGCGGACCGGCAGTGGCGGTCGTTCCTGGTCGTCAACATCGGCCGACCGGCCGAGCAGGGCGCGTGGTTCGACCGCTCGCCGCGCCTCGACTACGACGAGGTGGTCGAGACCGTCTAG
- a CDS encoding T9SS type A sorting domain-containing protein, translating to MTPLRLLLSALLLLAAPAVLAQQDLVLDGSFEGTPPLGWSETTSSATSPFCDDTCGRPPRTGAQYVFLAGLSESNDMSVAQTVTIPADATSALLTYHLQLGAGDDGSGEFAVFIDTIQLEAFTQDDAASFPDYVARNVDLSFFADGQPHTIRFVGVEVAGTTADAFFGALVDDVSLVVTTPSGGDPPVNDFAFAAYPIAASDTNKVGTLVGADIEDTFNPPASCVGAGRDGSNAVWWAFAATGVGTVEAYAGGSGADPVDTILTIHTLDSEGSLTEVACNDDRTLGSPDDGSYVTFDTVPGTRYFLRVTGYDGAEGELAVGVGGVSGLLSTFVAEAPNDNVAAAPGALVFSNAPALYPDLNIGATEEAGESVAACVAEANDGRNSVWRIFTAPGDGSVTIDWAESSFDTIGSVHVITEAGAIGEQVACNDDAPVGTRSLVTFPVTGGTSYVVRTVGFQGAEGTILQTFSFDPATASEGGAEEVGLQLTASPNPAVGAVRLAATLAEAAEVRVDVFDALGRRVAVVFDGAVSAGTSEWTWDPDGQTAGIYIVRLTADGAVRTQTVTVVR from the coding sequence ATGACTCCCTTGCGACTCCTCCTCTCCGCCCTCCTCCTGCTCGCCGCGCCCGCCGTGCTTGCCCAGCAGGACCTCGTCCTCGACGGCTCCTTCGAGGGGACGCCGCCGCTGGGCTGGAGCGAAACCACCAGTTCCGCCACGAGCCCTTTTTGTGATGACACGTGCGGCCGGCCGCCGCGAACCGGAGCCCAGTACGTGTTTCTCGCTGGGCTGAGTGAGTCCAACGACATGTCCGTAGCGCAGACGGTCACGATTCCGGCCGACGCCACGAGCGCGCTTCTGACGTACCACCTCCAACTCGGCGCCGGTGACGACGGGAGCGGCGAGTTCGCCGTGTTCATCGACACCATCCAACTGGAGGCCTTCACCCAGGACGATGCCGCGTCCTTCCCGGACTACGTCGCGCGGAACGTGGACCTCTCGTTCTTCGCCGACGGCCAGCCGCACACGATCCGATTCGTCGGCGTCGAGGTGGCCGGAACGACGGCGGACGCGTTCTTCGGCGCCCTCGTCGACGATGTGTCGCTCGTGGTGACCACGCCGTCCGGCGGAGACCCGCCGGTCAATGACTTCGCCTTCGCGGCCTACCCGATCGCGGCGTCCGACACCAACAAGGTCGGTACGCTGGTCGGCGCGGACATCGAGGACACGTTCAACCCGCCCGCCTCCTGCGTGGGCGCGGGCCGAGACGGCAGCAACGCCGTGTGGTGGGCCTTCGCAGCGACCGGGGTGGGGACCGTGGAGGCGTACGCCGGAGGGAGCGGGGCGGACCCGGTCGACACCATCCTGACGATCCACACGCTCGACAGCGAGGGCTCTCTTACCGAGGTCGCCTGCAACGACGACCGGACGTTGGGGAGCCCCGATGACGGCTCCTACGTCACGTTCGACACGGTGCCGGGCACGCGCTACTTCCTGCGCGTGACGGGATACGATGGGGCCGAGGGAGAACTGGCCGTCGGCGTCGGTGGGGTGAGCGGCCTCCTGAGCACGTTCGTCGCGGAGGCGCCGAACGACAATGTCGCCGCCGCGCCCGGCGCCCTGGTCTTCTCGAACGCCCCGGCGCTGTACCCGGACCTCAACATCGGCGCCACCGAGGAGGCCGGTGAGAGCGTGGCGGCCTGCGTCGCCGAGGCCAACGATGGGCGGAATTCGGTCTGGCGCATCTTCACGGCTCCCGGCGACGGCAGCGTGACCATCGACTGGGCCGAGTCCTCGTTCGACACCATCGGGTCGGTGCACGTGATCACGGAGGCCGGCGCGATCGGGGAACAGGTCGCCTGCAACGACGACGCGCCCGTCGGCACGCGCTCACTCGTGACGTTCCCGGTGACGGGAGGCACGTCCTACGTCGTCCGCACGGTCGGCTTCCAGGGGGCGGAAGGCACCATCCTGCAGACGTTCTCTTTCGATCCGGCGACCGCGTCGGAGGGGGGAGCGGAAGAGGTCGGCCTGCAGCTGACGGCCAGCCCGAACCCGGCCGTCGGAGCCGTCCGCCTCGCGGCGACTCTGGCCGAGGCCGCCGAGGTCCGCGTGGACGTGTTCGACGCACTCGGCCGCCGCGTGGCGGTCGTGTTCGACGGCGCGGTCTCAGCCGGCACCTCCGAGTGGACGTGGGACCCCGACGGGCAGACGGCGGGCATTTACATCGTCCGGTTGACGGCCGACGGCGCGGTGCGCACGCAAACGGTCACCGTCGTGCGGTAG
- a CDS encoding ECF-type sigma factor, whose protein sequence is MTRLLHAASRGEPDALDEVFPLVYGELQRLARKVRSGRAGDTLNTTALVHEAYLKLVRTDDVAWNGRQHFFRVAARAMRQVLVRDATRRQTAKRGGGQAPVELNETMHGAAMADDDVLALDEALGRLEALDARQAAVVEIRFFTGLTLEETAETLGVSVPTVSRDWRMARVWLARALAA, encoded by the coding sequence GTGACCCGACTGCTCCACGCCGCTAGCCGCGGCGAGCCCGACGCCCTCGACGAGGTGTTCCCGCTCGTCTACGGCGAGTTGCAGCGGCTCGCCCGCAAGGTGCGCAGCGGGCGAGCGGGCGACACCCTCAACACGACCGCGCTCGTCCACGAGGCGTACCTCAAGCTGGTCCGCACCGACGACGTGGCGTGGAACGGGCGGCAGCACTTCTTCCGGGTCGCGGCCCGGGCCATGCGCCAGGTGCTCGTGCGCGACGCCACCCGGCGGCAGACGGCCAAGCGCGGCGGCGGACAGGCGCCTGTCGAGCTCAACGAAACCATGCACGGCGCGGCGATGGCCGACGACGACGTGTTGGCGCTCGACGAGGCGCTGGGGCGCTTGGAGGCGCTCGACGCCCGCCAGGCGGCCGTCGTCGAGATCCGGTTCTTCACGGGCCTCACCCTGGAGGAGACCGCCGAGACGCTGGGCGTTTCCGTGCCCACCGTCAGCCGCGACTGGCGGATGGCGCGGGTGTGGCTGGCCCGCGCCCTCGCCGCCTGA
- a CDS encoding DUF1641 domain-containing protein codes for MAQPLAYDLPPAPPGEQAFTAQDDLNRLLETLHTSGTLRVLNGLVSQFQEVMAVVLDGLNTYEGRNGLANLLVLAKLLGRIDADGLDRFVAALDRALADAGERLDDADDAPGSLTVLKKLRQPEVRRGLDAALTLLGTLGSQLHDPQPPVHSSHDGRDGAQPE; via the coding sequence ATGGCCCAGCCCCTCGCCTACGACCTCCCGCCCGCGCCGCCCGGCGAGCAGGCGTTTACCGCGCAAGACGACCTGAATCGACTGCTGGAGACCCTCCACACGTCAGGCACCCTGCGCGTGCTGAACGGGCTCGTCAGCCAGTTCCAGGAGGTGATGGCGGTCGTGCTGGACGGGCTGAACACCTATGAGGGACGCAACGGGCTCGCCAACCTGCTCGTGCTCGCCAAGCTGCTCGGCCGCATCGACGCCGACGGCCTCGACCGGTTCGTGGCCGCCCTCGACCGCGCCCTCGCCGACGCCGGGGAGCGGCTGGACGACGCCGACGACGCGCCGGGCTCGCTGACGGTCTTGAAGAAGCTCCGCCAGCCCGAGGTGCGCCGCGGCCTCGACGCCGCGCTGACGCTGCTGGGTACCCTCGGCAGCCAACTCCACGATCCCCAGCCGCCCGTCCACTCGTCCCACGATGGTCGCGACGGCGCGCAGCCGGAATGA
- a CDS encoding DMT family transporter, translating to MPTLSRPAVLLLTSATMAAFAANSVLARLGLATTETGAASFTAVRVATGALVLWTIVRARRQAVGGSWPSAVALMVYAAAFSVAYLQLAAGTGALVLFGAVQLTMIGWGVFQGDRPSLPVWTGIALAVGGLVALLLPGLTAPPLVPALLMAASGVGWGVYSLRGRGSQHPAADTAGNFVRAVPLAALLLLPAALGDGLRMDGLGLGYALASGAVTSGLGYALWYAVLPSLRATSAATVQLSVPVLAALGGVALLGEAVTPRLVLASVATLGGIALVVRQRR from the coding sequence ATGCCGACCCTCTCCCGCCCCGCCGTCCTCCTGCTGACCTCGGCGACGATGGCCGCGTTCGCCGCCAACTCGGTGCTCGCCCGGCTGGGGCTGGCGACGACCGAGACCGGCGCGGCGAGCTTCACCGCCGTCCGCGTGGCGACCGGTGCTCTCGTGCTATGGACGATCGTCCGCGCGCGCCGCCAGGCAGTGGGCGGAAGCTGGCCCTCGGCCGTGGCGCTGATGGTGTACGCGGCGGCCTTCTCGGTCGCCTACCTCCAACTAGCCGCGGGCACGGGCGCGCTCGTGTTGTTCGGCGCCGTCCAGCTAACGATGATCGGCTGGGGCGTTTTCCAGGGCGACCGCCCGAGTCTCCCGGTGTGGACCGGGATCGCGCTGGCCGTCGGCGGCCTCGTCGCCCTGTTGCTGCCCGGGCTGACCGCGCCGCCCTTGGTTCCCGCGCTGCTGATGGCCGCCTCGGGCGTCGGCTGGGGCGTGTACTCACTGAGGGGCCGCGGCTCTCAGCACCCGGCGGCCGACACGGCGGGCAACTTCGTGCGCGCCGTCCCCCTGGCGGCGCTGCTACTGCTTCCCGCCGCGCTGGGCGACGGACTCCGGATGGACGGGCTGGGGTTGGGCTACGCGCTCGCCTCGGGCGCCGTGACCTCCGGGCTCGGCTATGCGCTGTGGTACGCCGTCCTCCCGAGCCTGCGGGCGACCTCCGCGGCGACGGTCCAGCTCAGCGTGCCGGTGCTGGCAGCACTGGGCGGCGTGGCGTTGCTGGGCGAGGCCGTCACCCCCCGCCTGGTGCTGGCGTCCGTGGCGACGCTCGGTGGCATCGCCCTCGTGGTGCGCCAGCGCCGCTGA
- the fdhD gene encoding formate dehydrogenase accessory sulfurtransferase FdhD, whose protein sequence is MTVQTIASREVAVVRVRDGAPEADMDWVAAEEPLEIRLRWGTAAEPRVQRLAVTMRTPGHDAALALGFLAGEGVIHAPTDVIDVAHTPLQGGQRDPNIVVVTLADHVRFDARRLERHVYTTSSCGVCGKASLEAVAVSGAPTLPGGPSLRPETVHALPLRLRQAQDVFEQTGGLHAAALFTEAGELVRVREDVGRHNAVDKLVGSFLAEGAHVPAEHVLLVSGRASFELAQKALMAGISVLAAVGAPSSLAVDLATEHGMTLLGFVRDGRFNVYAGAGRLAEAG, encoded by the coding sequence ATGACAGTGCAGACGATCGCGTCCCGAGAGGTCGCCGTCGTGCGGGTCCGCGACGGGGCGCCCGAGGCGGACATGGACTGGGTGGCGGCCGAGGAGCCGCTGGAGATCCGCCTGCGGTGGGGGACGGCCGCCGAGCCCCGCGTCCAGCGCCTCGCGGTCACTATGCGGACGCCCGGCCACGACGCCGCGCTCGCGCTCGGCTTTCTCGCAGGCGAGGGCGTCATCCACGCGCCCACCGACGTGATCGACGTGGCGCACACGCCGCTCCAGGGCGGCCAGCGCGATCCCAACATCGTCGTCGTCACACTGGCCGACCACGTCCGGTTCGACGCGCGGAGGTTGGAGCGGCACGTCTACACCACCTCCAGCTGCGGCGTCTGCGGGAAGGCGTCGCTGGAGGCCGTCGCGGTGTCGGGCGCGCCGACGCTGCCCGGCGGTCCGTCGCTCCGCCCGGAGACCGTTCACGCGCTGCCCCTCCGCCTGCGACAGGCGCAGGACGTGTTCGAGCAGACCGGGGGGCTCCACGCGGCCGCGCTCTTTACCGAGGCGGGCGAACTGGTGCGCGTGCGGGAGGACGTCGGGCGGCACAACGCCGTCGACAAGCTGGTGGGCTCGTTCCTGGCCGAGGGCGCCCACGTGCCGGCCGAGCACGTGCTGCTCGTGAGCGGCCGGGCGTCGTTCGAACTGGCGCAGAAGGCGCTGATGGCCGGGATCTCCGTGCTGGCCGCCGTCGGCGCCCCGTCGTCACTGGCGGTGGACCTGGCGACCGAGCACGGGATGACGCTGCTTGGGTTCGTCCGCGACGGACGGTTCAACGTGTACGCGGGCGCCGGGCGGCTCGCCGAGGCGGGCTAG
- a CDS encoding adenosylhomocysteinase produces MDHKEGKYKVADLSLAPEGRMRIEWAESRMPVLMKLREEYSQSKPFAGYKITGCLHVTKETAVLCETLKACGAEVAWSGCNPLSTNDSVAAALAMGPNGDEDGIEIYAWYGQDTEGFYWSIDRSIDKTPDTTLDDGADLIFRVHSAFPEKLADIIGGSEETTTGVHRLRAMADDGKLGYPVYAVNDAETKWDFDNVYGTGQSTLDGILRGSSVLIAGKNFVVAGYGHCGRGVAMRAKGMGANVIVTEIKPTAALKATLDGMRVMTMEEAAKVGDIFVTATGMKDIIRGEHFVSMKEGAIVCNTGHYDVELNLGELAEISQDTRMIRDDNREYTMDNGKKIYVLADGRLVNLAAAEGHPSEVMDMSFANQFQAHLALIQAKEAGEEMPKAVLDLPEELDQQIARVKLETMGLQIDELTQDQIEYATDYSAGT; encoded by the coding sequence ATGGATCACAAGGAAGGAAAGTACAAGGTCGCCGACCTCTCCCTCGCGCCCGAGGGCCGCATGCGGATCGAGTGGGCCGAGAGCCGGATGCCGGTGCTCATGAAGCTCCGCGAGGAGTACAGCCAGTCGAAGCCGTTCGCCGGCTACAAGATCACGGGCTGCCTCCACGTCACCAAGGAGACCGCCGTCCTGTGCGAGACGCTCAAGGCGTGCGGCGCGGAAGTGGCCTGGAGTGGCTGCAACCCGCTCTCGACGAACGACTCGGTCGCGGCGGCGCTCGCGATGGGCCCCAACGGCGACGAGGACGGCATCGAGATCTACGCCTGGTACGGCCAGGACACGGAGGGCTTCTACTGGTCCATCGACCGGTCCATCGACAAGACGCCGGACACGACCCTGGATGACGGCGCCGACCTCATCTTCCGCGTCCACAGCGCCTTCCCCGAGAAGCTGGCCGACATCATCGGTGGCTCGGAGGAGACCACGACGGGCGTCCACCGCCTGCGTGCCATGGCCGACGACGGCAAGCTGGGCTACCCCGTCTACGCCGTCAACGACGCCGAGACGAAGTGGGACTTCGACAACGTCTACGGCACCGGCCAGTCGACGCTCGACGGCATCCTGCGCGGCTCGTCCGTCCTGATCGCGGGCAAGAACTTCGTCGTCGCCGGCTACGGCCACTGCGGCCGTGGCGTCGCCATGCGGGCCAAGGGCATGGGCGCCAACGTCATCGTGACCGAGATCAAGCCGACGGCCGCCCTCAAGGCGACGCTCGACGGCATGCGCGTCATGACCATGGAGGAGGCCGCCAAGGTCGGCGACATCTTCGTGACCGCCACCGGCATGAAGGACATCATCCGCGGCGAGCACTTCGTCTCGATGAAGGAGGGCGCCATCGTCTGCAACACGGGCCACTACGACGTCGAGCTCAACCTCGGCGAGCTGGCCGAGATCTCGCAGGACACGCGGATGATCCGCGACGACAACCGCGAGTACACGATGGACAACGGCAAGAAGATCTACGTCCTCGCCGACGGCCGCCTCGTGAACCTCGCCGCCGCGGAGGGCCACCCCTCGGAGGTCATGGACATGAGCTTCGCCAACCAGTTCCAGGCCCACCTGGCGCTGATCCAGGCCAAGGAGGCCGGCGAGGAGATGCCCAAGGCCGTCCTCGACCTCCCCGAGGAGCTCGACCAGCAGATCGCCCGCGTGAAGCTGGAGACGATGGGCCTCCAGATCGACGAGCTGACCCAGGACCAGATCGAGTACGCCACCGACTACTCGGCCGGCACCTGA
- a CDS encoding protein kinase, with amino-acid sequence MDADRWAALQPLLDQALDLTPAKRAAFLAHQPDPEVAADLAALLDAADEVPAILDGPPAWDAHALLDDATAEADDLAGVHVGPYRLVRELGRGGQGRVFLAERDDVGTQVALKLVHGALAAPEVVGRFLTERRVLAGLVHPHIARLLDAGTADLGGLSPTPYLVMEAVEGRSITAHVAETRPPLDERLRLFGQVCEAVAFAHGRLVVHRDLKPSNILVEDGPEGPRVKLLDFGIAKLLSDDAEGLTRTGQSPLTPEYAAPEQVLSGPVTVTTDVYALGVILYELLTDARPYDTSGGLREAVRAVCDEEPARPSTRVPDADRARSLRGDLDAIVLRALAKSPDVRYASVDAFLADLHRHRDGLPVLARRATARYRATKFVRRHALATSVAALVVVLGIGTGVREVSLRRSAELARDEAQATAALLTDVFDATSDAVSSEIRRDTLRAVDLLDRAATRLAATPDPDPALQARLTLHLGQIYASLGLEDRAASQYREGVRLLRPLGGAPLADALYLVGINATARGLCTEAEAALTETVEIGRRERLPASATASAHGARGGALACLGRYDEAISDAQAAQRYAATQPGDDGTSLHILSDMLDRGGRRDEAIDAIRQSLALAASLYPEGHQVLTARRLMLGRLLADAGADGAAERVLRTAYETSRARIGPRHGRTLAAQGAVAEALARLGRTAEAEPLARDAVRVAQTLPPADAVARIRALQSLARVRLAAGRPEDAEAPAREAVAFATTLPLWSVTTFPETHRTLAESLRRQGRAAEAEAAEREAEAVEARMTARASR; translated from the coding sequence ATGGACGCCGACCGCTGGGCCGCGCTTCAGCCCTTGCTCGACCAGGCGCTCGACCTCACCCCCGCCAAGCGCGCGGCGTTCCTCGCCCACCAGCCAGACCCGGAGGTGGCCGCCGACCTGGCCGCTTTGCTCGACGCCGCCGACGAGGTCCCTGCCATCCTGGATGGCCCGCCGGCCTGGGACGCGCACGCCCTCCTCGACGACGCGACCGCCGAGGCGGACGACCTCGCCGGGGTGCACGTCGGGCCGTACCGATTGGTCCGCGAGTTGGGCCGGGGCGGGCAGGGCCGCGTCTTCCTCGCCGAGCGCGACGACGTGGGCACGCAGGTAGCGCTCAAGCTGGTCCACGGTGCCCTGGCCGCGCCCGAGGTGGTGGGCCGATTTCTGACGGAGCGGCGCGTGCTCGCCGGGCTCGTGCACCCCCACATCGCCCGGCTGCTCGATGCCGGGACGGCCGACCTCGGCGGCCTCAGCCCCACGCCGTACCTCGTGATGGAGGCCGTCGAGGGCCGGTCGATCACCGCCCACGTCGCCGAGACTCGCCCTCCCCTCGACGAGCGCCTCCGCCTCTTCGGACAGGTCTGCGAGGCCGTCGCGTTCGCGCATGGGCGGCTGGTCGTCCACCGCGACCTCAAGCCGTCGAACATCCTGGTCGAGGACGGGCCCGAGGGGCCGCGCGTCAAACTGCTCGACTTCGGCATCGCCAAGCTGCTCTCCGACGACGCGGAGGGCCTCACGCGGACGGGCCAGTCGCCTCTCACGCCCGAGTACGCGGCGCCGGAGCAGGTGCTGAGCGGCCCCGTCACGGTCACGACCGACGTCTACGCGCTCGGCGTGATCCTCTACGAGTTGCTCACCGACGCACGGCCGTACGACACGTCGGGCGGCTTGCGCGAGGCCGTCCGCGCGGTGTGCGACGAGGAGCCCGCCCGGCCCTCGACCAGGGTGCCCGATGCCGACCGCGCCCGGTCGCTCCGCGGCGACCTCGACGCCATCGTGCTGCGAGCGCTCGCCAAGTCCCCCGACGTGCGCTACGCCTCCGTCGATGCCTTCCTCGCCGACCTCCACCGCCACCGCGACGGGCTTCCCGTCCTCGCGCGCCGGGCGACCGCGCGCTACCGGGCGACCAAGTTCGTCCGTCGCCACGCCCTCGCGACGAGCGTCGCCGCCCTGGTGGTGGTGCTCGGGATCGGCACCGGCGTGCGTGAGGTGTCGCTCCGACGGTCTGCCGAGCTCGCTCGCGACGAGGCGCAGGCCACCGCCGCACTCCTGACCGACGTCTTCGACGCGACCAGCGACGCCGTCAGCTCGGAGATCCGGCGCGACACGCTCCGCGCCGTCGACCTGCTCGACCGCGCCGCGACTCGGCTCGCCGCGACCCCCGACCCCGATCCCGCGCTTCAGGCCCGCCTGACCCTCCACCTCGGGCAGATCTACGCCAGCCTGGGCCTGGAGGACCGCGCGGCCAGCCAGTACCGCGAGGGCGTCCGTCTGCTGCGCCCCCTCGGCGGCGCTCCCCTCGCCGACGCCCTCTACCTCGTTGGCATCAATGCGACCGCCCGCGGACTCTGCACGGAAGCCGAAGCCGCCCTCACGGAAACAGTCGAGATCGGTCGGCGCGAGCGGCTCCCCGCGTCGGCGACGGCCAGCGCGCACGGCGCACGGGGCGGCGCTCTGGCGTGCCTCGGCCGCTACGACGAGGCCATCTCGGATGCCCAGGCCGCCCAGCGATATGCCGCCACCCAGCCTGGAGACGACGGCACCTCCCTCCATATCCTGAGCGACATGCTCGACCGGGGCGGACGGCGCGACGAGGCCATCGACGCGATTCGCCAGAGCCTGGCGCTGGCGGCGAGCCTCTACCCTGAGGGGCACCAGGTCCTGACGGCGCGCCGCCTCATGCTGGGCCGCCTCCTCGCCGACGCCGGGGCCGACGGAGCCGCCGAGCGCGTCCTCCGCACGGCCTACGAGACCTCGCGGGCCCGCATCGGCCCCCGCCACGGGCGGACGCTCGCGGCACAGGGCGCGGTCGCCGAAGCCCTCGCCCGCCTCGGGCGGACCGCCGAGGCGGAGCCGCTCGCCCGCGACGCAGTGCGGGTGGCGCAGACCCTTCCGCCCGCAGACGCCGTCGCCCGCATTCGGGCGCTCCAGTCCCTCGCCCGCGTCCGCCTCGCCGCCGGGCGGCCGGAGGACGCGGAGGCCCCAGCCCGGGAGGCCGTCGCGTTCGCGACCACCCTTCCCCTCTGGAGCGTGACCACCTTCCCCGAGACCCACCGCACCCTCGCCGAGTCTCTGCGCCGCCAGGGCCGCGCCGCCGAAGCCGAGGCGGCCGAACGAGAGGCCGAGGCCGTCGAGGCGCGCATGACCGCTCGCGCCTCCAGGTGA